One segment of Clostridium ljungdahlii DSM 13528 DNA contains the following:
- a CDS encoding WG repeat-containing protein: MKKISKKYLSLMFTFMLSTSAGFIFNSPKVLASNNLNHSITDLNISCTNVYAFEGNLAKFQNNNFYGLIGKDGIVKTPAEFTSISTFKNGYAKVAKGSKFGFVNGNGSVVVEPQFEEVSDFFTNGLAAVKQNSKWGLINNSSKIVTEPQFDAVYGFFNGLMRVRKGGSYGFLKSDGNLLSGCNYNNAYDFSDGYAAVEEGNTWGLIDKSGNFKSFDFDEIKSPILGLVPIKKDKHWGLSDMSGKMVLEPKYTDISYLNSNLIKISSGDKRGAIDKKGNLILDLNYDSIIPADDGMCQIVENGQYGLIDPTGKIIVQPQFSWIDTFQEGKAIVCSQDQYGFIDTKGELTRETQFDKVYAFKEGMAMVKKDGKYGFINSKGDVVISPIFDNASDFNEGYAVVKKNTGSSSVENSDDSELKEKYIKWGYVDRLGSTFISYDFDSASSFNDGCSLAVKDGKCNMIKVPGIKSIPSTAISDPFKTWKIKFSKAIDGRHTLSNKDDTVLNDIDMTMTDNIKVTNSNGEYANVSFTFESPDTIVINPPSNGYTPGETYTITVLSNGKYNIQDMSGNKLKPDVTEMSFQVLDN, encoded by the coding sequence TTGAAAAAAATCTCTAAAAAGTATTTAAGCTTAATGTTTACTTTTATGCTTTCAACCAGTGCTGGATTTATCTTTAACTCACCAAAAGTGTTAGCATCAAACAACTTAAATCATTCAATTACAGATTTAAATATATCCTGTACAAATGTATATGCCTTTGAAGGAAACCTTGCAAAATTTCAAAATAACAATTTTTATGGATTGATTGGTAAAGACGGTATTGTAAAAACACCAGCTGAATTTACCTCCATATCTACTTTTAAAAATGGATATGCAAAAGTCGCCAAGGGTTCTAAATTTGGATTTGTCAATGGAAATGGATCCGTTGTAGTAGAACCACAATTTGAAGAAGTTTCAGACTTCTTCACAAATGGACTAGCTGCTGTAAAACAAAATTCCAAATGGGGTTTAATAAATAATTCCAGTAAAATTGTAACTGAGCCACAGTTTGATGCCGTTTATGGATTCTTTAACGGACTTATGAGAGTTAGGAAAGGCGGTAGTTATGGATTTTTAAAAAGTGATGGCAATTTACTTTCTGGATGTAACTATAATAATGCCTATGATTTTAGCGATGGATACGCTGCTGTGGAAGAAGGAAATACCTGGGGACTTATAGACAAATCTGGTAATTTTAAATCCTTTGATTTTGATGAAATAAAATCTCCTATTCTTGGGCTTGTTCCTATAAAAAAGGATAAACACTGGGGTCTTTCAGATATGAGTGGAAAAATGGTTTTAGAACCTAAATACACTGACATATCATATTTGAACAGTAACTTAATAAAAATATCAAGTGGAGACAAACGTGGTGCCATAGATAAAAAAGGGAACTTGATTCTAGATTTAAATTATGACAGCATAATACCTGCAGATGATGGAATGTGCCAAATAGTTGAAAACGGCCAATATGGTCTTATTGACCCTACAGGTAAAATAATTGTTCAACCTCAATTTAGCTGGATAGACACTTTTCAGGAAGGAAAAGCTATTGTATGTTCCCAGGATCAGTATGGTTTCATAGATACTAAAGGAGAACTAACTCGCGAAACTCAATTTGACAAAGTATATGCTTTTAAAGAAGGTATGGCAATGGTGAAAAAAGACGGAAAATATGGATTTATAAATTCAAAAGGTGACGTGGTAATAAGTCCTATATTTGATAATGCTTCAGATTTTAATGAAGGATATGCTGTGGTAAAGAAAAATACTGGTTCTTCTTCTGTTGAAAATTCTGATGACTCAGAACTTAAAGAAAAATATATAAAATGGGGTTATGTTGACAGACTTGGCTCTACCTTTATCTCTTATGATTTTGATAGTGCCTCCAGTTTTAATGACGGCTGTTCCCTTGCTGTAAAAGATGGGAAATGTAATATGATAAAAGTTCCTGGTATAAAATCCATACCAAGCACTGCTATAAGTGATCCTTTTAAAACCTGGAAAATAAAATTTTCTAAAGCCATAGATGGAAGACACACTCTTTCAAACAAAGATGATACAGTTTTAAATGACATAGACATGACCATGACAGACAATATCAAAGTTACTAACAGTAACGGAGAATATGCCAACGTTTCTTTTACTTTTGAAAGTCCTGATACTATAGTGATAAATCCACCTTCTAATGGCTATACTCCTGGAGAAACATATACCATTACAGTCTTAAGTAACGGCAAATACAACATACAGGATATGTCAGGTAATAAATTAAAACCTGATGTTACAGAAATGAGCTTTCAAGTATTAGATAACTAA
- a CDS encoding SLAP domain-containing protein, with the protein MVKKAQKNSAQDGEEYVSTVLSLLDEEENVVSDVQKEIFEDEIKELPPIKEGQLNVSGIYAYDEGDKLEVKIYVRNGLSDKLNLKMIPFVIKNSKGDILAAQQFNLSCLGELPPHSARPIKLYFDKKNVKVDKIPQDDWEVALNGEFNVTSTVRPIYEGLPEGISDEDKLVFNKFLAELPEMEEGQFSISTFSIGIQTNGNILVTAVMRNGSNQPITINKMPMTVLDAKKRAVKSESFELKDFTVSPYRAKICNFAFPTDVHPEQDQPLDGWSVAYKLVKINGKVNVKRK; encoded by the coding sequence ATGGTTAAAAAAGCACAGAAAAATAGCGCACAAGACGGTGAAGAATATGTTTCAACAGTTCTTTCACTTTTAGATGAAGAAGAAAATGTAGTTTCAGATGTGCAGAAAGAAATTTTTGAAGATGAAATAAAAGAATTGCCGCCTATAAAAGAAGGACAACTTAATGTATCAGGTATATATGCCTATGATGAAGGAGACAAGCTTGAAGTTAAAATATATGTAAGAAATGGTCTTTCAGATAAATTGAATTTAAAGATGATACCTTTTGTAATTAAGAACTCTAAAGGGGATATTTTAGCAGCACAGCAATTTAATTTATCTTGTCTTGGAGAACTGCCACCTCATTCTGCAAGACCTATAAAACTTTATTTTGACAAAAAAAATGTTAAAGTAGACAAGATACCTCAGGATGACTGGGAAGTTGCCTTAAATGGAGAATTTAATGTTACATCTACTGTAAGACCTATATATGAAGGTCTTCCTGAAGGAATAAGTGATGAGGACAAACTTGTTTTTAATAAGTTTTTAGCTGAACTTCCTGAAATGGAAGAAGGACAATTTAGTATATCAACTTTTAGTATTGGAATTCAAACAAATGGTAATATTTTAGTAACTGCAGTTATGAGAAATGGATCAAATCAGCCTATTACTATAAATAAAATGCCTATGACTGTATTGGATGCTAAAAAGAGGGCTGTTAAATCTGAAAGTTTTGAATTGAAAGATTTTACAGTAAGTCCTTATAGGGCAAAGATATGTAATTTTGCATTTCCTACAGATGTACATCCAGAACAAGATCAGCCTCTAGATGGATGGTCTGTGGCATATAAGTTGGTTAAGATAAACGGTAAAGTTAATGTAAAAAGAAAATAA
- a CDS encoding cell wall-binding repeat-containing protein, with product MQKKSKKVLSACSIASLLVTTTAVSTGVKAADSGVNRVGGANRYETAAKVADSGWTSSDYAIVANGEGYADALCATPLAKANNAPILLTTGNSSNSLEQNQLNELKKLNVKHVIVIGGTGVVPDSVLNSIKAQVTDVERIGGQDRYETSVKIAEKLGTPAKAVIASGEGYADALSAGPAAAINGMPILLSRAGSLPDTISNYLKAHSQITQTYVIGGTASISDSILNSLPSAKRLGGQTRYDTNVAVLQEFASSFNFSNIYAALGDGPLGNEFADALTGGALAAKNRNPLVITGKTISSATASFLKEKGLTNSTLTVLGGTASIPDSVASDIKGDIGNSSTPGGGSSGGSGSNSVPLSGSLLNNLIVDNNDYKNFVQSLNTPTGKYYNEYFTIKQIDDTTNDKSINVQLKKSDRSVEDIFVDAQNKYLVDGKLTDSDIQAIKDNVDKVNAKLDLVYNKQLLGSLTIGNSNKDLKTFLSSLGSKYILNDGSGHLDKDYIVNKITTDLPKYNSASEYEAFKDDLTTKISNYFKNDSSTDTIVKYHGYTIGNIYDDSTKMFDYQLSHETNADNLVNIVFPSSKVGGTYTINLANNDGHFIINVSNIN from the coding sequence ATGCAAAAAAAGAGCAAAAAAGTTCTGTCAGCCTGCAGTATAGCATCTTTACTTGTTACGACTACGGCAGTTTCCACAGGTGTAAAGGCTGCAGATTCTGGTGTGAACAGAGTAGGTGGGGCTAACAGATATGAAACAGCTGCAAAAGTGGCTGATTCAGGTTGGACTTCATCAGATTATGCTATAGTGGCAAATGGAGAAGGTTATGCAGATGCACTTTGTGCTACACCTCTTGCAAAAGCCAACAATGCACCTATACTTTTAACTACAGGTAACAGCAGTAACAGTTTAGAGCAAAATCAATTAAATGAACTTAAAAAATTAAACGTAAAACATGTAATTGTAATTGGAGGAACAGGAGTAGTACCTGACAGTGTTTTAAATAGCATAAAAGCACAGGTAACTGATGTAGAAAGAATAGGTGGACAAGACAGATATGAAACTTCTGTAAAAATAGCAGAAAAGCTTGGAACACCTGCAAAAGCAGTTATTGCCAGCGGCGAAGGCTATGCAGATGCTCTTTCAGCAGGTCCTGCTGCAGCTATAAATGGAATGCCTATACTTTTAAGTAGAGCAGGTAGCTTACCAGATACAATATCAAACTATCTTAAGGCACATTCACAAATAACTCAAACCTACGTAATAGGTGGTACAGCATCTATAAGTGATTCTATTTTAAACTCACTTCCATCAGCAAAAAGATTAGGTGGACAAACTAGATATGATACAAATGTAGCTGTTTTGCAAGAATTTGCTTCAAGCTTTAATTTCAGCAATATATATGCAGCACTTGGAGATGGACCTTTAGGTAACGAATTTGCAGATGCACTTACAGGTGGAGCACTTGCTGCTAAGAACAGGAATCCTCTTGTAATAACAGGAAAAACAATAAGCTCTGCTACAGCAAGTTTCCTTAAGGAGAAGGGACTTACAAATAGTACTCTTACGGTATTAGGCGGAACAGCTAGTATACCTGATTCAGTTGCTAGTGATATTAAAGGTGATATTGGAAATTCGTCAACACCAGGGGGTGGAAGCAGCGGTGGATCAGGCAGTAATAGTGTACCTCTTAGTGGTAGTTTGTTAAATAATCTTATAGTTGATAATAACGATTATAAAAACTTCGTACAAAGTTTAAATACACCTACAGGTAAGTATTACAATGAATATTTTACAATAAAACAAATTGATGATACTACTAATGATAAGTCTATAAATGTACAATTAAAGAAAAGTGATAGAAGTGTTGAAGACATATTTGTAGATGCACAAAATAAATATCTAGTTGACGGAAAACTTACTGATAGTGATATCCAGGCTATAAAGGATAATGTGGATAAAGTTAATGCTAAATTAGATTTGGTATATAATAAACAATTATTAGGAAGCTTAACTATAGGAAATAGCAATAAAGACTTAAAAACATTTTTATCAAGTCTAGGATCAAAATATATACTTAATGATGGTTCGGGACATTTAGATAAGGATTATATAGTGAATAAGATAACTACAGATTTACCTAAATATAACTCTGCTAGTGAATATGAAGCATTTAAAGATGATTTAACTACGAAAATAAGTAACTATTTTAAGAATGATTCTTCTACAGATACAATTGTTAAATATCACGGATATACTATAGGTAATATATATGATGATAGTACGAAAATGTTTGATTATCAATTATCACATGAAACTAATGCAGATAATTTAGTGAATATAGTTTTCCCAAGCAGTAAAGTTGGTGGGACATATACTATTAATCTTGCTAATAATGATGGACACTTTATAATAAATGTATCTAATATTAACTAA
- a CDS encoding cell wall-binding repeat-containing protein — translation MLRRNKIISKLILGVFLASSTVFAAGQNVFAASSRLWGQDRYATSTAVSKNNWTSSDYVILASGEGYADALCAAPVAKKYNAPILLTGSKELNEGVKSEITRLKATHVIEIGGEASISSDIENELKSMKLNVQRLGGQNRFETSVVVANFLGNVTKVVVTSGYGFADALSIAPIASNQGMPILLTGKDSLSDAVQNYINQNKDSIKNSYVIGGQGVISDSAISGLPTAARISGQNRFDTNVKVLSYFKGSIDFSNLYVVEGDGPTGNEFADALSGSAAAAKKSSPIILTYNTLYSGMEDFIKSNVPKTASVTVIGGTGAVPDSLINTMDQVVSGTSTQNPSTSGGGSSSSDDANLSSVLSKLKAMDTSKLDTNQKTVISDIITALDKYEADSSYNYNTDAQNVKQLYNNLTHDEKSSLQTAVVNAGVSISEGMTLANKFGLY, via the coding sequence ATGTTACGAAGAAATAAAATAATTTCAAAACTAATACTTGGCGTTTTTCTTGCGTCCTCTACAGTGTTTGCTGCAGGTCAAAATGTTTTTGCAGCATCTAGTAGATTATGGGGACAGGATAGATATGCAACTTCTACTGCTGTATCTAAAAATAATTGGACATCCTCTGACTACGTAATACTTGCCAGCGGTGAAGGCTATGCAGATGCTCTCTGTGCAGCACCTGTTGCAAAAAAATATAATGCACCTATACTCTTGACTGGAAGCAAAGAGTTAAATGAAGGTGTGAAAAGTGAAATAACAAGGCTTAAGGCAACTCATGTAATAGAAATAGGTGGAGAAGCTTCTATTTCAAGTGATATAGAAAATGAGTTGAAGTCCATGAAACTTAATGTACAGCGTTTAGGAGGACAAAATAGATTTGAAACTTCTGTAGTTGTGGCAAATTTTCTGGGAAATGTTACTAAAGTAGTTGTAACTTCGGGATATGGATTTGCAGATGCCCTCTCCATTGCCCCTATAGCTTCAAATCAAGGTATGCCTATACTTTTGACAGGAAAGGATTCACTGTCTGATGCTGTGCAGAATTATATAAATCAGAATAAAGATTCTATAAAGAACTCCTATGTAATAGGTGGACAAGGAGTTATAAGCGACAGTGCTATTTCAGGACTTCCTACAGCTGCTAGAATAAGTGGTCAAAATAGATTTGATACCAATGTAAAGGTATTGTCTTATTTTAAAGGCAGTATTGATTTTAGCAATTTATATGTAGTAGAAGGAGACGGTCCTACTGGAAATGAATTTGCAGATGCTCTTTCTGGATCTGCAGCTGCAGCGAAAAAATCTTCACCTATAATTTTGACTTACAATACACTTTATTCTGGAATGGAAGATTTTATAAAATCAAATGTGCCTAAAACTGCAAGTGTTACAGTTATAGGTGGAACTGGGGCAGTCCCTGATAGTTTGATAAATACCATGGATCAGGTTGTGTCTGGAACCAGCACACAAAATCCTTCAACATCTGGAGGAGGATCATCTTCTTCTGACGATGCCAACTTGAGTTCAGTATTAAGTAAACTTAAAGCTATGGATACTTCTAAACTAGATACTAATCAAAAAACCGTAATTTCAGATATTATAACTGCTTTAGATAAATACGAGGCAGATTCAAGTTATAACTATAATACAGACGCTCAGAATGTAAAACAGCTTTATAATAACCTTACGCATGATGAAAAGAGCAGCCTTCAAACTGCTGTGGTAAATGCCGGAGTTAGTATTTCAGAAGGCATGACGCTTGCTAATAAGTTTGGATTATATTAG
- a CDS encoding YveK family protein gives MEEETTLDLRDFYYILKKRLKLIVIVTLACTLLAGILSFFVIKPTYEAGTTIIVGKPQNSQKSNTQYNDVMMYQNLVKTYAQIAGSNAVMEGASNKMNGSVSAGQLQKIITVTPQQGTQILEIKGQSKDPAQAVNMVNAVSNSFITESKRVFPTGGDIQVMDTPQFPNKPVKPKKVLNMAIAFFVGLMASVGFSFMLEYMDNTIKTEEDVNKILGIPVIGIIPKGNM, from the coding sequence ATGGAAGAAGAAACAACACTAGATCTTAGAGACTTTTATTATATATTGAAAAAGAGACTTAAACTTATAGTTATAGTAACATTAGCGTGTACTTTGCTGGCTGGTATTTTAAGCTTTTTTGTAATAAAACCAACCTATGAAGCAGGTACTACTATAATAGTTGGAAAACCTCAAAACAGCCAAAAGTCTAATACTCAATATAATGATGTTATGATGTACCAAAACTTGGTAAAAACTTATGCACAAATTGCAGGATCAAATGCTGTTATGGAGGGTGCTTCTAATAAGATGAATGGCTCTGTAAGTGCAGGCCAACTTCAAAAGATTATTACAGTTACACCACAGCAAGGTACACAAATTTTAGAAATAAAAGGACAGAGCAAAGATCCAGCTCAGGCTGTAAACATGGTAAATGCAGTATCAAATTCTTTTATAACTGAATCCAAAAGAGTATTTCCAACAGGCGGAGACATACAGGTTATGGATACACCTCAGTTTCCGAATAAACCAGTAAAGCCTAAAAAAGTGCTTAATATGGCAATTGCGTTCTTTGTTGGACTTATGGCATCTGTTGGTTTTTCATTTATGTTGGAGTACATGGACAATACTATAAAGACAGAAGAAGATGTAAACAAAATTTTGGGAATACCTGTAATAGGAATAATACCAAAAGGCAACATGTAA
- a CDS encoding tyrosine-protein phosphatase, whose protein sequence is MIDIHSHILPGIDDGSKSMEDTIKMLRLTEEDGVETIVATPHFYKEYYENSYEDVIELVDKVRNEAKQENICVNIVSAQEVFLDRHTVENFKSGKIGCIEGTNYMLVELPMMNVPKDALDIIYELEIRGVHPILAHPERYKYIIDTPSKINEFMNEKCLLQINTGSVLGIFGKKVKKTAELLIESGVCSFIASDAHSTGGRCPGISKALEEALQFNKDIEVQVLDNCKKMLKNEIIQLPGERIKDRKGIFSFLRK, encoded by the coding sequence ATGATAGATATACACAGTCATATACTTCCAGGTATAGATGATGGATCAAAATCCATGGAAGATACTATAAAGATGCTGAGGCTCACAGAAGAAGATGGAGTGGAAACTATAGTGGCAACCCCCCATTTTTATAAAGAATATTATGAAAACAGCTATGAAGATGTGATTGAATTGGTAGATAAGGTGAGGAATGAAGCTAAGCAGGAAAATATATGTGTAAATATTGTTTCAGCCCAGGAAGTGTTTTTGGACAGACATACTGTTGAAAATTTTAAGTCAGGTAAAATAGGATGTATTGAAGGAACTAATTATATGCTAGTAGAACTTCCAATGATGAATGTACCCAAAGATGCCCTGGATATTATATATGAACTTGAAATAAGAGGTGTGCATCCAATTTTGGCTCATCCTGAAAGGTATAAGTACATTATAGACACACCTTCTAAAATAAATGAATTTATGAATGAAAAATGTTTACTTCAAATAAATACGGGAAGTGTTTTAGGTATCTTTGGGAAAAAAGTAAAAAAAACTGCAGAACTTCTTATAGAAAGCGGAGTATGCAGCTTTATAGCTTCAGATGCCCATTCCACAGGAGGAAGGTGTCCGGGTATCAGTAAAGCTTTAGAAGAAGCTTTACAATTTAACAAGGATATAGAAGTACAAGTACTAGATAATTGCAAAAAAATGCTGAAAAATGAAATAATACAGCTGCCAGGGGAAAGAATAAAAGACAGAAAGGGTATTTTTAGTTTTTTAAGAAAATAG
- a CDS encoding CpsD/CapB family tyrosine-protein kinase — protein MEKPDIITVKNPKDPIAEAYRTLRTNIQFSSFDKKIQTIMLTSSGPGEGKSTTCSNLAVVMAESGSKTILIDCDQRKPRLHKIFLTTNEVGLSDVLVGKVKFEEAVKETGIENLNLLTSGTRPPNPSELLASKKMENFLQDLKEKYEYIIIDTPPVVAVTDAQLLSRYADGCLLVIASSQVEKEAAVKAKELLVKVNANIVGVVLNKLEIKEKGYYGYYYHYYYGSDGTKIKKKEKRKK, from the coding sequence ATGGAAAAACCAGATATAATTACTGTAAAAAATCCTAAAGATCCTATTGCTGAAGCTTATAGGACACTTAGAACCAATATTCAGTTTTCTTCTTTTGACAAGAAGATACAGACTATAATGCTCACAAGTTCCGGTCCTGGAGAAGGAAAGTCAACTACCTGCTCAAATTTGGCAGTGGTTATGGCAGAGTCCGGATCAAAGACAATCCTAATAGATTGTGATCAGAGAAAGCCAAGGCTTCATAAGATATTTTTGACTACAAATGAAGTTGGATTATCGGATGTTTTGGTTGGTAAAGTTAAATTTGAAGAGGCTGTAAAAGAAACAGGTATAGAAAATCTTAATTTGTTAACCTCCGGTACTAGACCGCCAAATCCATCAGAGCTTTTGGCATCAAAGAAGATGGAAAATTTTTTGCAGGACTTAAAGGAGAAATATGAATACATAATAATAGATACGCCTCCTGTAGTTGCAGTAACAGATGCCCAGCTTTTGTCCCGTTATGCAGATGGATGTCTGCTTGTAATAGCATCTTCCCAGGTAGAAAAGGAAGCAGCAGTAAAGGCTAAGGAACTACTTGTAAAGGTAAATGCCAATATAGTAGGAGTAGTTTTAAATAAGTTGGAGATAAAGGAAAAGGGTTACTATGGCTATTACTACCATTATTATTATGGCAGTGATGGAACTAAAATTAAAAAGAAAGAAAAAAGAAAAAAGTAA
- a CDS encoding DUF1659 domain-containing protein, giving the protein MAVKSTTLQTSLILKYKDGLDAKGKEVIKQQRFSNIKTTAADQDIYDVAKEIEKLLGKTLNELVKQDQNAITVTA; this is encoded by the coding sequence ATGGCTGTAAAGTCAACAACATTACAAACTTCATTAATACTAAAGTATAAGGATGGTTTAGATGCCAAAGGGAAAGAGGTAATTAAACAACAGAGGTTTTCAAACATCAAGACAACTGCTGCAGATCAGGATATCTACGATGTTGCAAAGGAAATAGAAAAGCTTCTTGGAAAAACATTAAATGAACTTGTAAAACAAGATCAGAATGCCATAACAGTAACTGCTTAA
- a CDS encoding DUF2922 domain-containing protein, with amino-acid sequence MSKSLVMSFFNEQGKKTSIKVENVKEGITDLEVKNAMTAIIAKNVFTSKSGDLKSIDAAHILDSSTTELQVK; translated from the coding sequence ATGAGTAAATCATTAGTTATGAGTTTTTTTAATGAGCAAGGCAAAAAAACTTCCATAAAAGTTGAAAATGTAAAAGAGGGTATCACAGATCTGGAAGTAAAAAATGCTATGACTGCAATTATTGCAAAAAACGTATTTACTTCAAAAAGTGGAGATTTGAAATCCATAGATGCAGCACATATTTTAGATAGTTCAACTACAGAACTTCAAGTAAAATAG